A genomic region of Chitinimonas arctica contains the following coding sequences:
- a CDS encoding TRAP transporter substrate-binding protein, which produces MQRRSFLKKAGTVGVAAAAVSGSALAAEPTVQWRLTSSFPKSLDTIYGGATTLAKRVAEITEGKFQIKIYAAGEIVPGLQALDAVQSGTVQACHTTSYYYVGKNKAFAFDTCLPFGLTARQQNAWVHFGGGLQLLRDFFKDYGVINFPGGNTGAQMGGWWREEIKTLADLKGKKMRIPGIGGEIMARLGAVPQNLAAGDIYAALEKGAIDAAEFVGPYDDEKLGFYKVAKHYAYPGFWEPGPMVSFMVNAAEWAKLPKGYQAAFEAAAAEANLTMLAEYDAKNPAALGRLLQNGVKLMRYPTDMMQAAQREAFALYEEEAAKNPAFKKLYEPWKKFRAQEHAWFNYCEQAMEDFMYANRVK; this is translated from the coding sequence GTGCAAAGACGTAGTTTCCTGAAAAAGGCCGGCACCGTCGGCGTGGCCGCCGCAGCGGTTTCCGGCAGTGCGCTGGCCGCCGAACCCACCGTGCAGTGGCGGCTGACATCAAGCTTCCCCAAGAGCCTGGACACCATCTATGGCGGGGCGACCACCCTGGCCAAGCGGGTCGCGGAAATCACCGAGGGCAAGTTCCAGATCAAGATCTATGCCGCCGGCGAGATCGTCCCCGGCCTGCAGGCGCTCGATGCGGTGCAGAGCGGCACGGTGCAGGCCTGCCATACCACCAGCTACTACTATGTCGGCAAGAACAAGGCCTTTGCCTTCGACACCTGCCTGCCTTTCGGCTTGACCGCCCGCCAGCAAAACGCCTGGGTGCATTTCGGCGGTGGCCTGCAATTGCTGCGCGATTTCTTCAAGGACTATGGCGTCATCAACTTCCCCGGCGGCAATACCGGCGCCCAGATGGGCGGCTGGTGGCGGGAAGAGATCAAGACCCTGGCCGACCTCAAGGGCAAGAAAATGCGCATTCCCGGCATAGGCGGCGAAATCATGGCGCGGCTGGGCGCGGTACCGCAGAACCTGGCCGCCGGCGATATCTATGCCGCGCTGGAAAAGGGCGCCATCGACGCCGCCGAGTTCGTCGGCCCCTACGACGATGAAAAGCTCGGCTTCTACAAGGTGGCCAAGCACTATGCGTATCCCGGCTTCTGGGAACCGGGTCCGATGGTGTCGTTTATGGTCAATGCCGCCGAATGGGCCAAGCTGCCGAAGGGCTACCAAGCCGCTTTCGAAGCGGCGGCCGCCGAAGCCAACCTCACCATGCTGGCGGAGTACGACGCCAAGAATCCCGCCGCGCTGGGGCGCTTGCTGCAAAACGGCGTCAAGCTGATGCGCTACCCGACCGATATGATGCAGGCGGCACAGCGCGAGGCCTTTGCCTTGTATGAGGAGGAAGCCGCCAAGAATCCGGCTTTCAAGAAACTATACGAACCGTGGAAGAAATTCCGCGCGCAGGAGCATGCCTGGTTCAATTACTGCGAACAGGCGATGGAAGACTTTATGTACGCCAACCGGGTCAAATAG
- a CDS encoding TRAP transporter large permease codes for MNPALLPPIMFGALIVFLLIGYPVAFSLAAVGLLFSFIGVQLGVMPASLLQALPQQVFDIMRNDTLLAIPFFTFMGLILERSGMAEDMLDTIGQLFGRIRGGLAYAVIFVGALLAATTGVVAASVISMGLISLPIMLRYGYDKRLAAGVIAASGTLAQIIPPSLVLIVLADQLGTSVGDMYAGALVPGLVLTSLYVLYVLVVSLVRPGWAPALPPEARSLRGMQLYGRALAVMVPPLLLIFLVLGTIFLGIATPTEGGAMGATGALILAMLKRRLSMDLLRQALNSTLKLSTFVVFILIGARVFRIAFLGLSGDEWVEGLFSHLPGGEIGFLIVVNILIFVLAFFLDFFEIAFILVPLLAPIAAKLGIDLIWFGVLLGVNMQTSFMHPPFGFALFYLKSVAPKEVKTSDIYWGAVPFVGIQLLMVGLVIGFPQMVTHFLDKPVTNSQSADDILLNQTGQPAGEAPIPQDDAALLQGDSAPPPAPAEDPAAVLLGK; via the coding sequence ATGAATCCGGCCCTGTTGCCACCCATCATGTTCGGTGCGCTGATCGTCTTTCTGCTGATCGGCTACCCGGTTGCGTTTTCGCTGGCCGCCGTCGGCCTGCTGTTCTCCTTTATCGGCGTACAACTGGGCGTGATGCCTGCCTCGCTGCTGCAAGCCTTGCCGCAGCAGGTGTTCGACATCATGCGCAACGATACCCTGCTGGCCATCCCCTTCTTTACCTTCATGGGATTGATACTGGAACGCTCCGGCATGGCGGAAGACATGCTCGATACCATAGGCCAGTTGTTCGGCCGGATACGCGGCGGCCTGGCCTACGCCGTGATTTTCGTCGGCGCCCTGCTGGCCGCCACCACCGGCGTGGTTGCCGCTTCGGTGATTTCCATGGGCCTGATCTCGCTACCCATCATGCTGCGCTATGGCTACGACAAGCGGCTGGCCGCCGGCGTGATCGCCGCCTCCGGCACCCTGGCGCAGATCATCCCGCCCTCGCTGGTCCTGATCGTGCTGGCCGACCAGCTCGGCACCTCGGTAGGCGATATGTATGCCGGCGCCCTGGTACCCGGCCTGGTATTGACCAGCTTGTATGTCCTCTATGTCCTGGTGGTCAGCCTGGTCCGGCCAGGCTGGGCGCCCGCCCTGCCGCCGGAGGCCCGCTCCCTGCGCGGCATGCAGCTGTATGGCCGCGCCCTGGCGGTGATGGTGCCGCCCCTGCTGCTGATCTTCCTGGTATTGGGCACCATCTTCCTGGGCATCGCCACGCCGACCGAAGGCGGCGCCATGGGCGCCACCGGCGCATTGATCCTGGCCATGCTCAAGCGTAGGTTGAGCATGGATCTGCTCCGCCAGGCGCTCAATTCGACCCTCAAGCTCAGCACCTTCGTGGTCTTTATCCTGATCGGCGCCCGGGTGTTCCGGATCGCCTTCCTCGGCTTGAGCGGCGACGAATGGGTGGAAGGTTTGTTCAGCCACCTTCCCGGCGGCGAAATCGGCTTCCTGATCGTGGTCAATATCCTGATCTTCGTGCTGGCCTTCTTCCTCGATTTCTTCGAGATCGCCTTTATCCTGGTGCCGCTGTTGGCGCCCATCGCCGCCAAGCTGGGCATCGACCTGATCTGGTTCGGCGTGCTGCTGGGCGTGAATATGCAGACTTCCTTCATGCACCCGCCGTTCGGGTTCGCGCTGTTCTATCTGAAGAGCGTGGCGCCGAAGGAGGTGAAGACCAGCGATATCTATTGGGGCGCCGTCCCCTTCGTCGGCATCCAGCTATTGATGGTCGGCCTGGTGATCGGTTTTCCGCAAATGGTGACCCACTTCCTGGATAAGCCGGTCACCAACAGCCAGAGCGCGGATGACATATTGCTCAACCAAACCGGCCAGCCGGCCGGAGAAGCCCCGATCCCGCAGGACGACGCCGCGCTGCTGCAAGGCGATAGCGCCCCGCCGCCCGCGCCGGCCGAAGATCCCGCCGCCGTGCTGCTGGGTAAATAA
- the dxs gene encoding 1-deoxy-D-xylulose-5-phosphate synthase — MPFPLLDTVHLPADLRRLNENQLKPLAQELRAFLLESVSQSGGHFASNLGAVELTIALHYVFDTPNDRLVWDVGHQSYPHKILTGRRAQMHTMRKYGGLAGFPKREESEYDTFAVGHSSTSIGAAAGMAEASKLLGQQRKCVAIIGDGAMTAGMAFEALNNAGNKETDLLVVLNDNEMSISPNVGAFNSYLARLLSGKFYQGFRNTGSRVLENVPPLHELIRRGEEHMKGLISPSTLFEEFGFHYVGPIDGHDLDTLIPTLQNLRSLSGPQFLHVVTKKGQGYKLAEGDPVKYHAVTPFTPADGMASKAASKPSYTQIFGDWLCDMAAQDSRLIGITPAMREGSGLVRFEQSFPDRYYDVGIAEQHAVTFAAGMACEGLKPVVAIYSTFLQRAYDQLIHDVALQNLPVLFAIDRAGLVGADGPTHAGSFDISYLRCIPNMAVLCPADENECRQMLYTAYQMDQPTAVRYPRGTGPGVPLAEAFTALPVGRGEVRRQGRRIAILAFGSMVAPSLAAAEALDATVANMRWVKPLDVELVLQLAADHDVLVTVEENAVMGGAGSAVIEALHAAGVLKPVLQLGLPDRYVDHGDPALLLAECGLDAAGIEAAARAFDQKNTRH, encoded by the coding sequence ATGCCTTTTCCGCTTCTCGATACCGTTCATCTGCCGGCTGATCTACGCCGCCTCAATGAAAACCAGCTCAAGCCCCTGGCTCAGGAGCTGCGGGCTTTTCTGCTCGAATCCGTCAGCCAGAGCGGCGGCCATTTCGCCTCCAATCTGGGTGCGGTCGAGCTGACCATTGCCCTGCACTATGTGTTCGATACGCCCAATGACCGGCTGGTCTGGGATGTGGGCCACCAGAGCTATCCGCACAAGATCCTGACCGGACGGCGTGCGCAAATGCATACCATGCGTAAATATGGTGGTTTGGCTGGCTTCCCAAAGCGCGAGGAGAGCGAATACGATACCTTCGCCGTCGGTCATAGTTCGACCAGCATAGGCGCAGCGGCAGGCATGGCCGAGGCCAGCAAGCTGCTGGGCCAGCAACGCAAATGCGTGGCCATCATCGGCGACGGTGCCATGACGGCGGGTATGGCATTCGAGGCGCTCAACAATGCGGGCAACAAGGAAACCGACCTATTGGTTGTCCTGAACGACAACGAGATGTCGATTTCGCCCAATGTCGGCGCCTTCAATTCTTATCTGGCCAGGTTGTTGTCCGGCAAGTTCTACCAGGGCTTCCGCAACACCGGCTCCAGGGTGCTGGAAAACGTGCCGCCGCTGCACGAGCTGATCCGTCGCGGCGAAGAGCATATGAAGGGCCTGATTTCGCCGTCCACCTTATTCGAGGAGTTCGGCTTTCACTACGTCGGTCCTATCGACGGCCATGACCTGGATACCCTGATCCCCACCTTGCAGAACCTGCGCAGCCTCAGCGGCCCGCAGTTTCTCCACGTGGTGACCAAGAAGGGGCAGGGCTACAAGCTGGCCGAGGGCGATCCGGTCAAGTACCACGCCGTCACCCCGTTCACGCCGGCTGACGGCATGGCGTCCAAGGCAGCCAGCAAGCCCAGTTATACCCAGATCTTCGGCGATTGGTTGTGCGATATGGCGGCGCAGGATAGCCGCTTGATTGGCATTACCCCGGCCATGCGCGAGGGATCCGGCCTGGTGCGCTTCGAACAGTCTTTCCCCGACCGCTATTACGATGTGGGCATCGCGGAGCAGCATGCCGTCACCTTCGCGGCGGGTATGGCATGCGAGGGCCTCAAGCCGGTCGTGGCGATCTATTCGACCTTCCTGCAACGCGCCTACGATCAGTTGATCCACGACGTGGCCTTGCAGAACCTGCCCGTGCTGTTCGCCATCGACCGTGCCGGCCTGGTAGGCGCGGACGGACCGACCCACGCCGGTAGTTTCGATATCAGTTATCTGCGCTGCATTCCGAATATGGCGGTGCTTTGTCCCGCCGACGAGAACGAATGCCGGCAAATGCTTTACACCGCTTACCAGATGGACCAGCCCACCGCCGTGCGCTATCCGCGCGGCACCGGGCCGGGCGTGCCCTTGGCCGAGGCCTTCACCGCGCTGCCGGTGGGGCGTGGCGAAGTGCGGCGGCAGGGCAGGCGTATCGCCATCCTTGCCTTCGGTAGCATGGTGGCGCCGTCCTTGGCCGCGGCCGAGGCGCTGGACGCGACGGTCGCCAATATGCGCTGGGTCAAGCCGCTGGACGTGGAGCTGGTCCTGCAATTGGCCGCCGATCATGATGTGCTGGTGACCGTGGAAGAAAACGCCGTCATGGGCGGAGCCGGCTCTGCCGTGATCGAGGCGCTGCACGCCGCCGGCGTGCTCAAGCCGGTGCTGCAGCTGGGTTTGCCGGACCGCTACGTCGATCATGGCGACCCCGCCTTGCTGTTGGCCGAGTGCGGCCTGGATGCGGCCGGCATCGAGGCCGCCGCCCGGGCGTTCGACCAAAAAAACACGCGCCACTGA
- the folE2 gene encoding GTP cyclohydrolase FolE2, with amino-acid sequence MNAALPPATIEDVQGSHDARNIAINKVGIKSIRHPVKVGDKADGVQHTIATFDMYVFLPQHFKGTHMSRFVQILNSHEKEISVESFETMLRETVAKLEADSGYIEMRFPFFINKTAPVSGVQSLLDYDVSLIGEIKHGVFTQTLKVLVAATSLCPCSKKISAYGAHNQRSHITITARVNQHVWIEDLIRVAEEEASCEVFGLLKRPDEKYVTERAYDNPKFVEDLVRDVAARLLADPRIDAYVVEAENFESIHNHSAYALIEHDKSSAAA; translated from the coding sequence ATGAACGCTGCTCTCCCCCCGGCCACCATCGAAGACGTGCAAGGCTCGCACGATGCGCGCAATATCGCCATCAACAAAGTCGGCATCAAGTCGATCCGCCATCCGGTCAAGGTGGGCGACAAGGCCGACGGTGTGCAGCACACCATCGCTACCTTCGATATGTATGTGTTTTTGCCCCAGCACTTCAAGGGCACGCATATGTCGCGCTTTGTCCAGATACTCAATAGCCACGAGAAGGAAATCTCGGTCGAATCGTTCGAGACCATGCTGCGCGAGACCGTCGCCAAGCTGGAAGCCGATTCGGGCTATATCGAGATGCGTTTCCCCTTCTTTATCAACAAGACCGCCCCCGTCTCGGGGGTGCAAAGCCTGCTGGACTACGATGTCAGCCTGATCGGCGAGATCAAGCACGGCGTCTTTACCCAGACGCTGAAGGTATTGGTGGCGGCGACCAGCCTATGTCCTTGCTCGAAGAAGATCTCGGCCTATGGCGCGCACAACCAGCGTTCGCACATCACCATCACCGCCAGGGTCAACCAGCATGTCTGGATCGAAGACCTGATTCGGGTGGCGGAAGAAGAAGCGTCCTGCGAGGTCTTCGGGCTGCTCAAGCGTCCCGATGAGAAGTACGTGACCGAGCGTGCCTACGACAATCCCAAATTCGTCGAGGACCTGGTACGTGACGTGGCGGCCCGCTTGCTGGCCGACCCGCGTATCGATGCCTACGTGGTGGAAGCCGAGAACTTCGAGTCCATCCACAATCACTCGGCCTATGCGCTGATCGAACACGACAAGTCGAGCGCGGCCGCATAA
- a CDS encoding AsmA-like C-terminal region-containing protein, translating to MSALKKMLIALAVVAAILAAIPLVLPYDSYKSDIEHAISARLDTPVAIGAIQFSYSPKPQVVLSGLSLGKQGEGEIDKVIVPLTLKNLINIRHELANVSLEGGNFSQAFALSLPGRLKPNAGQDINFAMLKLSEMTIKLPNDSIGPLSGSLQFNPEGTIKVLTLSDKDERATLTIKPIGDKFELEFDASNWVMPGAYPDARFDQLRLSGIASNDGIAIDDINALIFGSAVKGNAQLSWTEGWKLTGSLQTKSIQVEPLIMLSSQVTRATGRMAANAIFDFVGDGYENLFKQRRIEMKFIVNDGNLHNFDLVTPLKSQSPSSLQRGGITRFDTLSGDFLLENDTLTLRNLALNAGKFTAAGGLNIAADQKLSGRINAKLSSGAIAVNAPLAIAGTLRAPEIRSGGAYKPGGGSGTTQIF from the coding sequence ATGTCCGCCCTCAAGAAAATGCTGATTGCACTGGCCGTAGTGGCCGCGATCCTTGCCGCGATACCCCTCGTATTGCCTTATGACAGCTACAAATCCGATATCGAGCACGCCATCTCGGCGCGGCTGGATACCCCTGTCGCCATAGGCGCCATCCAGTTCAGCTACAGCCCTAAGCCACAAGTGGTACTTAGCGGTCTCAGCCTGGGCAAGCAGGGCGAAGGCGAGATCGACAAGGTCATCGTCCCCCTTACTCTGAAGAATTTGATCAATATCCGCCACGAACTGGCCAATGTCAGCCTGGAAGGCGGCAACTTCAGCCAAGCCTTCGCTTTGTCACTACCGGGCCGGCTCAAGCCGAATGCCGGCCAGGACATCAATTTCGCCATGCTCAAGCTGAGCGAGATGACGATCAAGCTACCGAACGACAGCATCGGACCGCTGTCGGGCTCGCTGCAATTCAATCCTGAAGGCACCATCAAGGTGCTTACCTTGTCCGACAAGGACGAACGCGCCACCCTCACCATCAAACCGATAGGCGATAAGTTCGAACTGGAGTTCGATGCCAGCAACTGGGTCATGCCGGGCGCGTATCCGGATGCCCGTTTCGACCAGCTGAGACTAAGCGGTATCGCCAGCAACGACGGCATCGCCATCGACGACATCAACGCCCTGATCTTCGGCTCCGCCGTGAAGGGCAATGCACAGCTGAGCTGGACCGAGGGCTGGAAGCTCACCGGCAGCCTGCAGACCAAGAGCATCCAGGTCGAACCGCTGATCATGCTCAGCAGCCAGGTTACCCGCGCAACGGGCCGGATGGCCGCCAATGCCATCTTCGATTTCGTCGGCGATGGTTACGAAAACCTGTTCAAGCAGCGCCGCATCGAAATGAAGTTCATCGTCAACGACGGCAATCTGCACAACTTCGACCTGGTCACCCCGCTCAAGTCGCAGAGTCCGTCCAGCCTGCAGCGCGGCGGCATTACCCGCTTCGACACCCTGAGCGGCGACTTCCTGCTGGAAAACGATACGCTCACCCTGCGCAACCTGGCGCTGAACGCCGGCAAATTCACTGCCGCGGGCGGCCTCAATATTGCAGCGGACCAGAAACTCAGCGGCCGTATCAATGCCAAACTGTCCAGCGGCGCCATCGCCGTCAATGCACCACTGGCTATCGCCGGCACCCTGAGGGCGCCGGAGATCCGTTCCGGCGGCGCTTACAAGCCGGGCGGCGGTTCGGGCACCACGCAGATTTTCTGA
- the ygfZ gene encoding CAF17-like 4Fe-4S cluster assembly/insertion protein YgfZ, with protein sequence MAWYDLLGALGAQFDEDGATRFDASGEQAGMVALAQGAALVPLRHFGLIRFSGEETSAFLQGQLSSDIKKLPAAGCQYSSYSTPKGRMLASFLILREGEDLLLMLPRPLLPAIQKRLAMYVMRSKTRPADISDERVLLGLAGPRALELAREVFGELPKEAHQGMPCEGGHLVRLPADRLLLNLAAEAAGACWDKLLAAGAQAAGADAWTLSDIHAGIPWVLPATQEEFVAQMANMELIGAVSFKKGCYPGQEIVARTQYLGKLKRRTFRVRADTAMHAGDAVYSPEMNGQASGQIALAAPSGDGRWEALAVVQLASVAQGVHLESPNGTRLEFLPLPYPVHE encoded by the coding sequence ATGGCTTGGTATGACTTGCTAGGCGCCCTAGGCGCGCAATTCGATGAAGATGGCGCAACCCGCTTCGATGCAAGCGGGGAGCAGGCGGGAATGGTCGCCCTGGCGCAGGGCGCCGCCCTGGTACCGCTGCGGCACTTCGGCTTGATCCGTTTCAGCGGCGAGGAAACCAGCGCCTTTCTGCAAGGCCAGCTGTCCAGCGATATCAAGAAGCTGCCGGCCGCAGGCTGCCAGTATTCCAGCTACTCCACCCCCAAGGGGCGCATGCTGGCCAGCTTCCTGATACTGCGCGAAGGCGAAGACCTGCTGTTGATGCTGCCGCGCCCCCTGCTACCCGCCATCCAGAAGCGCCTGGCCATGTATGTCATGCGCAGCAAGACCCGTCCTGCCGATATCAGCGATGAGCGCGTCCTGCTGGGGCTGGCAGGCCCGCGCGCGCTGGAGCTGGCCCGCGAGGTATTCGGCGAGCTGCCGAAGGAAGCGCATCAAGGCATGCCTTGCGAGGGCGGCCACCTGGTCCGCCTGCCGGCCGACCGCCTGCTGTTGAACCTGGCTGCCGAAGCGGCCGGGGCCTGTTGGGATAAATTGCTGGCGGCCGGCGCGCAAGCGGCGGGTGCCGATGCCTGGACCTTGTCGGACATCCACGCCGGCATCCCCTGGGTCTTGCCCGCCACCCAGGAGGAATTCGTCGCGCAGATGGCCAATATGGAATTGATCGGCGCCGTCAGCTTCAAGAAGGGTTGCTATCCAGGCCAGGAAATCGTGGCGCGCACCCAGTATCTGGGCAAGCTCAAGCGCCGCACTTTCCGGGTCCGTGCCGATACCGCCATGCACGCGGGCGACGCCGTCTACAGTCCGGAGATGAATGGCCAGGCATCCGGCCAGATCGCCCTGGCGGCCCCGAGCGGCGACGGCCGGTGGGAAGCGCTGGCGGTGGTACAGCTGGCCAGCGTGGCGCAGGGCGTCCATCTGGAAAGCCCCAACGGTACACGGCTGGAATTCCTGCCCCTCCCCTACCCGGTACACGAGTAA
- a CDS encoding IS630 family transposase: MAHGDYDDDQNGPPIKKLELSEEQRRELNARLALRKAPADEKLRIQIVLSCADGEGGKEIAKRLDTTAQTVSRWRRRYESYGLAGLTDAPRSGRPRTVLDEHVQAVIDRVRNSKPTDATHWSVRTMSKATGVSASTVQRIWHAFGLKPHRLETFKFSTDPNFVDKVRDVVGLYLAPPDRALVLCVDEKSQIQALDRTQPSLPLTFGKAETRTHDYKRHGTTSLFAALDVATGKVIGQLKRRHRSVEFLQFLNTIDASVPADLDIHLIMDNYGTHKTEKVRAWFASRPRYHLHFTPTSASWLNLVERFFSQISEKWIKRSAHSSVADLEQSIRHYLDIHNTNPKPFVWRKSADSILEAIARAGKVIN, from the coding sequence ATAGCTCATGGAGACTATGACGATGACCAGAACGGGCCGCCGATCAAGAAGCTGGAACTATCCGAAGAGCAGCGCAGAGAGCTGAATGCACGTTTGGCGCTGCGCAAGGCGCCGGCCGATGAGAAGCTACGAATTCAGATTGTGCTCAGTTGTGCTGACGGCGAAGGAGGCAAAGAGATCGCGAAGCGGCTGGATACCACTGCGCAGACCGTCTCAAGGTGGCGTCGTCGGTACGAGTCGTATGGTCTGGCAGGGCTGACCGATGCACCGAGGTCGGGGCGGCCTCGCACGGTGCTAGACGAACACGTTCAGGCGGTGATTGATCGTGTCCGGAACAGTAAGCCTACTGACGCGACGCACTGGAGCGTGCGCACGATGAGCAAGGCAACAGGCGTGTCGGCGTCCACAGTGCAGCGCATTTGGCACGCGTTCGGGCTCAAGCCCCATCGGCTGGAGACGTTCAAGTTTTCCACCGATCCGAATTTTGTCGATAAGGTCCGCGATGTGGTGGGCTTGTACCTCGCCCCGCCGGATCGTGCCTTGGTGCTCTGCGTGGATGAGAAGAGCCAGATTCAGGCACTGGATAGAACGCAGCCTTCACTTCCGCTTACGTTCGGCAAAGCAGAAACCCGGACACACGATTACAAGCGGCACGGGACGACTTCGCTGTTCGCAGCTCTGGATGTGGCCACTGGCAAGGTCATTGGCCAACTCAAACGTCGCCACCGGAGCGTCGAATTTCTGCAGTTCCTCAATACCATCGACGCAAGCGTACCGGCAGACCTGGATATCCACCTGATCATGGACAATTACGGGACGCACAAGACGGAGAAGGTGCGTGCCTGGTTCGCCAGCAGGCCACGCTACCATCTGCACTTCACGCCAACTTCGGCCTCCTGGCTCAACCTTGTGGAGCGTTTTTTCTCACAAATCAGTGAGAAGTGGATCAAGCGTAGTGCCCACAGCAGCGTCGCCGATCTAGAGCAGTCAATCCGCCACTACTTGGACATCCACAACACCAACCCGAAGCCCTTTGTATGGCGCAAAAGCGCAGATTCAATCCTTGAGGCCATTGCTCGTGCAGGCAAAGTTATTAATTAA
- a CDS encoding pyridoxal phosphate-dependent aminotransferase gives MELSHRVQAIKESPTLAITAKAQKLKADGRDVIALAAGEPDFDTPDHIKAAAIEAIRQGFTKYTPVSGTPSLKQAIIAKFKRDQGMDYNARQILVSCGGKQSFYNLCQAFLNDGDEAVIPAPYWVSYPDMVILAGGKPVFVACGIEQSYKLDPRRLEAAISARTKLVVINSPSNPTGAVYTREELKALGEVLKKYPKILIASDDMYEHVMLGATRFSNILDACPELYPQTILLNGVSKAYSMTGWRIGYAAGPEWLIKAMDNIQSQSTSNPCSISQVAAEAALTGPQADCLAPMLQAFNERHVFVVDRFNAMRGLQCLPAGGAFYAFVDARQAIQNLHQEGKLAAPNDMALGSYLLEAQDVAVVPGSAFGAEGYFRISFATSMANLEKAMDRIEKALA, from the coding sequence ATGGAACTCTCGCATCGCGTCCAAGCCATCAAGGAATCGCCCACCCTTGCCATCACCGCCAAGGCACAAAAGCTCAAGGCCGATGGCCGGGATGTCATCGCGCTGGCGGCGGGCGAACCGGATTTCGACACACCCGACCATATCAAGGCCGCCGCCATCGAGGCGATCCGACAAGGTTTTACCAAGTACACCCCGGTATCGGGCACGCCCAGCCTGAAGCAGGCCATCATCGCCAAATTCAAACGCGACCAGGGCATGGACTACAACGCCCGCCAGATCCTGGTCAGTTGCGGCGGCAAGCAGAGCTTTTACAATCTCTGCCAGGCTTTTCTCAATGACGGCGACGAAGCCGTCATCCCGGCGCCTTACTGGGTTTCGTATCCCGATATGGTGATCCTGGCCGGCGGCAAGCCTGTCTTCGTGGCATGCGGCATCGAGCAGTCCTACAAACTCGATCCCCGCCGGCTGGAAGCCGCCATCAGCGCGCGCACCAAGCTGGTGGTGATCAATTCGCCGTCCAACCCGACCGGCGCGGTCTATACGCGGGAAGAACTGAAAGCCCTGGGCGAGGTGCTGAAGAAGTACCCGAAGATTTTGATCGCCTCCGACGATATGTACGAGCATGTCATGCTGGGCGCCACCCGTTTCAGCAATATCCTCGATGCCTGTCCCGAGCTGTACCCGCAGACCATCCTGCTGAACGGCGTATCCAAGGCCTATTCCATGACCGGCTGGCGGATAGGCTACGCGGCAGGTCCGGAATGGCTGATCAAGGCCATGGACAATATCCAGTCGCAATCCACCTCCAACCCCTGCTCCATTTCGCAGGTGGCGGCCGAAGCCGCCCTGACCGGCCCGCAGGCCGACTGCCTGGCGCCCATGCTGCAGGCCTTCAATGAGCGGCATGTCTTTGTCGTCGATCGCTTCAACGCCATGCGCGGCCTGCAATGCTTGCCCGCCGGCGGTGCCTTTTATGCCTTTGTCGATGCACGCCAGGCCATCCAGAATCTGCATCAGGAAGGCAAGCTGGCCGCGCCCAACGATATGGCCTTGGGCAGCTATCTGCTGGAGGCCCAGGATGTCGCGGTGGTGCCTGGCTCGGCCTTTGGCGCCGAAGGCTACTTCCGTATCAGCTTCGCCACCAGCATGGCCAATCTGGAAAAGGCCATGGATCGGATAGAAAAAGCGCTCGCTTAA
- a CDS encoding TRAP transporter small permease subunit gives MRSLLRVVGWIDALNERAGQWSKWLVLVCVLISAGNALVRKAFDMSSNGFLEIQWYLFSAIFLLGAGYTLKHNEHIRIDILLGRMSPRRQALVDILGGLFFLLPMAGLIAYFAWPVAVQMYVSGEMSSDPGGLIRWPVWALVPLGFGLLILQALAEIIKRIAFLQGLIPNPAEKPVTTVEGALADHAAPLQQGERA, from the coding sequence ATGCGATCGCTGTTGCGGGTGGTAGGCTGGATAGACGCGCTCAACGAGCGCGCAGGCCAGTGGAGTAAATGGCTGGTACTGGTCTGCGTCTTGATCAGTGCCGGCAATGCCCTGGTACGCAAGGCGTTCGACATGAGTTCGAACGGCTTCCTGGAAATCCAGTGGTACCTGTTTTCCGCCATCTTCCTGCTCGGTGCCGGCTATACCCTCAAGCACAATGAGCATATCCGCATCGATATCCTGCTGGGCAGGATGTCGCCACGCCGGCAAGCCCTGGTCGATATCCTGGGCGGCTTGTTCTTCCTCCTGCCCATGGCCGGCCTGATCGCCTACTTCGCCTGGCCCGTCGCGGTGCAGATGTATGTCAGCGGCGAGATGTCTTCCGATCCCGGCGGCTTGATCCGCTGGCCGGTCTGGGCCCTGGTCCCGCTGGGCTTCGGCCTGCTGATACTGCAAGCCCTTGCCGAGATCATCAAGCGCATCGCCTTTCTGCAAGGCTTGATTCCCAATCCCGCGGAAAAGCCCGTCACGACGGTCGAAGGCGCCTTGGCAGACCATGCCGCCCCGCTCCAGCAAGGAGAGCGCGCATGA